From the genome of Alphaproteobacteria bacterium, one region includes:
- the cbiB gene encoding adenosylcobinamide-phosphate synthase CbiB, translating into MLLNPEIAGLSIAAILFAALVIDAVFGEFGPLFRVIPHPVALIGGLVGWLDRRLNRERRSESARRGRGAFVVLLMVVLAAAIGWGLSDVARMLAYGWVIELAAITLLIAQRSLFDHVRAVARALDRDGLEGARIAVARIVGRDPKNLDSHAVARASIESLAENFADGVVAPVFWYLLLGLPGLLVYKTVNTMDSMIGYRTPRHRAFGMVAARLDDVMNYVPARIAAAMIVVASLFVPRGRPVSALRVMARDGGKHRSPNAGWPEAAMAGGIGVALAGPRSYDGVVEDEPWVGGEFGARIGSTEIRRALYLFVVVCLFEAAIVALLATAVLR; encoded by the coding sequence ATGTTGCTGAACCCAGAAATTGCGGGTCTTTCGATCGCCGCCATCCTGTTTGCGGCGCTCGTGATCGATGCCGTTTTCGGGGAGTTCGGGCCGTTATTTCGCGTGATTCCCCACCCGGTCGCGCTCATCGGTGGGCTGGTCGGCTGGTTGGACCGGCGGCTTAACCGCGAACGGCGCAGCGAATCCGCGCGCCGCGGGCGGGGCGCCTTCGTCGTGTTGCTGATGGTCGTGCTCGCGGCCGCGATTGGCTGGGGCCTGTCCGACGTCGCCCGCATGCTTGCCTATGGTTGGGTGATCGAGCTGGCCGCGATCACGCTTCTGATCGCGCAACGGAGTCTGTTCGATCATGTGCGTGCCGTCGCCCGTGCGCTCGACCGTGACGGGCTGGAAGGTGCCCGGATAGCGGTGGCGCGCATCGTCGGCCGCGACCCCAAAAACCTTGATTCCCACGCCGTGGCCCGGGCATCTATCGAAAGTCTGGCCGAGAACTTTGCCGACGGGGTTGTCGCGCCGGTCTTCTGGTACCTGCTTCTCGGGTTGCCGGGCCTGCTGGTCTACAAGACCGTCAACACGATGGATTCGATGATCGGCTACCGCACCCCCCGTCATCGCGCCTTCGGCATGGTCGCGGCGCGGCTCGACGATGTCATGAACTATGTGCCGGCGCGAATCGCGGCGGCGATGATCGTGGTCGCCAGCCTGTTCGTGCCCCGCGGCCGTCCGGTTTCGGCGTTGCGGGTGATGGCGCGCGACGGCGGCAAGCACCGTTCACCCAATGCGGGTTGGCCCGAAGCGGCCATGGCGGGCGGCATCGGGGTCGCGCTGGCGGGGCCGCGCAGCTATGACGGCGTGGTTGAGGACGAGCCCTGGGTCGGCGGGGAATTCGGCGCGCGGATCGGCAGCACCGAGATCCGTCGCGCGCTTTACCTGTTTGTCGTGGTGTGCCTGTTCGAGGCGGCGATTGTCGCCCTGCTGGCCACCGCGGTTCTGCGGTGA
- the cobN gene encoding cobaltochelatase subunit CobN has protein sequence MHLLAAVPGTVDDGTEAIDLGQSPGDIVVLTAADTEIAALAMANRARLAEDPDAPSLRLANYLRLAHNMSVDLYVDDIVRHAKLIVCRLLGGRGYWPYGVDEIVAACRTAGIPVAFLPGDDQPDAALAGLTSVDAGDAHRLWQYLVHGGIENAGNFLAFAESLVGKERTWHEPAPLTRAGLYWPSANDLTLEGLREHWIDGAPVAGILFYRALMQAANLAPVDALITGLQEKGLNPLPIHAASLKDPLAAAMIAETFATAPPDVILNATGFALSAPGATIERGPFAHTDAPVLQVVFAGSTEDAWRDTANGLSARDIAMNVALPEVDGRVLARAVSFKGSDVRDDLSETDIVAHVPVPDRIDFTARLAASWARLRKTPVNRRRIAIVLANYPNRDGRIGNGVGLDTPAGVVCALEAMAAAGYDIGDAPADGNALVTRLQAGPTNAGTAGRMIEETLPLPDYEMFFARLPAPVRDAVIDRWGPPEADPMFMAGHTDCGAFAVSVFRCGEVAIGLQPARGYNIDPAASYHDPDLVPPHGYFAFYAWMRENFAADAIVHFGKHGNLEWLPGKAVALSENCFPEAALGPLPHIYPFIVNDPGEGTQAKRRAAAVIIDHLTPPLARAETYGPLKDLEALVDEYYEAANVDPRRLAVLGRQIVELVRETGLDRDLGFAADADLTDTDALNRLDGYLCELKELQIRDGLHVFGEAPRGALRTGLLSALVRLPRGTQSPGDASLSRALADDLGLGFDPLDCDFAASWDGRKPSELVDDQPWRTVGDTVEQLELLAAALIDGTSTPDPGWAATAAVLESLAQTIAPAIDISGDAELAGLLTGLDGRFVAPGPSGAPTRGRPDVLPTGRNFYSVDTRTVPTPAAWELGWKSAQLLIETHAQTHGDWPRAVALSAWGTSNMRTGGDDIAQALAMIGAQPRWDSASRRVTGFEIMPVSVLDRPRVDVTLRVSGFFRDAFPGLIDLFDSAVTAIADITDESPRDNPISERVANEAARLTVAGMAADDARRQAGYRVFGSKPGAYGAGLQALIDEQGWDSADDLAAAYIAWGGWAYGAGTGTGREESYGVAAHDSFAHRLGRVEAVIHNQDNREHDLLDSDDYYQFEGGLAAAVTAQSGAAPSVYHNDHSRPFAPAIRTLEDEISRVVRGRVTNPKWIDGVMRHGYKGAFEMAATVDYLFAFAATTNAVRDDQFDAVYKAFLDDDAVRAFLAEHNPAALAEMAARFLEAAERGLWQARSNSAYARLSELTGQRLENSA, from the coding sequence ATGCATCTGCTCGCCGCCGTCCCGGGAACTGTCGATGATGGTACTGAAGCGATCGATCTGGGTCAGTCGCCGGGGGATATCGTTGTCCTTACGGCCGCGGACACGGAAATCGCCGCGCTCGCGATGGCGAACCGGGCGCGTCTCGCAGAAGACCCAGACGCCCCCAGTCTGCGCCTGGCCAACTATCTGCGCCTCGCCCACAACATGTCGGTGGATCTGTATGTCGACGACATCGTCCGCCACGCGAAGCTCATCGTCTGCCGCCTGCTGGGCGGGCGCGGCTACTGGCCCTACGGCGTCGACGAGATCGTGGCAGCCTGCCGGACGGCGGGTATTCCCGTCGCCTTCCTGCCGGGCGATGATCAACCCGATGCCGCGTTGGCCGGCCTGACATCCGTCGACGCGGGCGACGCCCACCGCCTCTGGCAGTATCTGGTACATGGCGGCATCGAGAACGCGGGCAACTTCCTCGCCTTCGCCGAGAGTCTCGTCGGAAAGGAACGAACTTGGCATGAACCCGCGCCCCTGACGCGGGCCGGGCTGTACTGGCCAAGCGCGAATGACCTCACGCTGGAAGGCCTTCGTGAACACTGGATCGACGGCGCGCCCGTCGCCGGCATCCTGTTTTATCGCGCACTGATGCAGGCCGCGAACCTCGCCCCGGTCGATGCGTTGATCACAGGGTTGCAAGAAAAGGGCCTCAACCCGCTACCCATCCACGCCGCGAGCCTGAAGGACCCGCTGGCCGCCGCGATGATTGCCGAGACCTTCGCCACGGCACCGCCCGACGTGATCCTCAACGCCACCGGCTTCGCCCTGTCGGCCCCCGGCGCGACTATCGAACGCGGACCCTTCGCACACACCGATGCGCCGGTGCTGCAGGTTGTCTTCGCCGGGTCCACCGAAGACGCCTGGCGCGATACCGCGAACGGCCTGTCGGCACGGGACATCGCGATGAATGTCGCCCTGCCCGAGGTCGATGGCCGGGTTCTGGCCCGGGCCGTGTCCTTCAAGGGTTCGGACGTCCGCGACGATCTCAGCGAGACAGATATCGTGGCCCATGTGCCGGTTCCGGACCGGATCGACTTCACCGCCCGGCTCGCGGCCAGCTGGGCCCGACTGCGGAAGACTCCGGTCAACCGGCGCCGGATCGCCATCGTGCTGGCCAACTATCCCAATCGCGACGGGCGGATCGGCAACGGTGTCGGCCTCGACACGCCCGCCGGGGTCGTGTGCGCGCTCGAAGCTATGGCCGCCGCCGGATACGACATCGGCGACGCACCGGCGGACGGCAATGCACTTGTCACCCGCCTGCAGGCCGGCCCGACCAATGCCGGGACGGCGGGGCGCATGATTGAAGAAACACTGCCGCTGCCCGACTACGAGATGTTCTTCGCGCGCCTGCCGGCGCCCGTCCGCGATGCGGTTATCGATCGCTGGGGGCCACCCGAGGCCGACCCGATGTTCATGGCCGGCCACACCGATTGCGGCGCCTTCGCCGTCTCCGTCTTTCGTTGTGGCGAGGTCGCGATCGGGCTGCAGCCGGCGCGCGGTTACAACATCGACCCGGCGGCCAGCTATCACGACCCGGACCTTGTGCCGCCCCACGGCTATTTCGCCTTCTATGCCTGGATGCGCGAAAATTTCGCCGCCGATGCCATCGTGCATTTCGGCAAGCACGGCAACCTCGAATGGCTGCCCGGCAAGGCCGTCGCCCTGTCCGAGAATTGTTTCCCTGAAGCGGCACTCGGGCCGCTGCCCCACATCTATCCGTTCATCGTCAACGACCCGGGCGAAGGCACACAGGCGAAACGCCGGGCGGCCGCCGTGATCATCGACCATCTGACGCCGCCGCTGGCCCGCGCGGAGACCTACGGTCCGCTGAAGGATCTGGAGGCGCTGGTCGACGAGTATTACGAGGCGGCCAACGTCGATCCGCGGCGCCTGGCCGTGCTCGGCCGTCAGATTGTGGAACTTGTCCGGGAGACCGGTCTCGACCGCGACCTCGGCTTCGCCGCCGATGCCGACCTGACAGACACCGACGCCCTCAACCGGCTCGACGGCTATCTGTGCGAACTCAAGGAACTGCAGATCCGCGACGGGCTGCACGTGTTCGGCGAGGCTCCCAGGGGCGCGTTGCGCACGGGGCTTCTGTCCGCCCTCGTCCGCCTACCGCGCGGCACCCAATCGCCGGGCGATGCGTCATTGTCGCGCGCGCTGGCAGATGATCTCGGTCTCGGGTTCGACCCGCTGGACTGCGACTTCGCGGCATCCTGGGACGGGCGGAAACCATCAGAACTGGTCGATGACCAGCCCTGGCGCACGGTCGGCGACACGGTGGAGCAACTGGAGCTTCTCGCCGCCGCGCTGATCGATGGAACGTCCACGCCCGATCCGGGCTGGGCCGCGACGGCGGCGGTGCTGGAGTCCCTCGCGCAGACCATCGCGCCGGCCATCGATATCTCCGGTGATGCCGAACTGGCGGGCCTCCTGACCGGCCTCGACGGGCGCTTCGTCGCGCCGGGCCCGTCGGGCGCACCCACCCGCGGACGGCCGGACGTGCTGCCGACCGGACGCAACTTCTACTCGGTCGACACGCGCACCGTGCCCACGCCCGCGGCGTGGGAACTGGGCTGGAAGTCCGCGCAGCTGCTGATCGAGACCCACGCCCAGACCCACGGCGACTGGCCCCGCGCGGTGGCGCTGTCGGCCTGGGGTACCAGCAACATGCGCACCGGCGGCGACGACATCGCCCAGGCCCTGGCGATGATCGGCGCCCAGCCGCGCTGGGACAGCGCATCGCGCCGCGTGACAGGCTTCGAGATCATGCCCGTGTCCGTGCTCGACCGCCCACGCGTGGACGTGACCTTGCGGGTTTCGGGTTTCTTCCGCGACGCGTTTCCGGGCCTGATCGATCTGTTCGACAGCGCCGTGACCGCCATCGCGGACATCACGGACGAGAGCCCCCGTGACAACCCCATCTCGGAACGTGTCGCCAATGAAGCCGCAAGACTGACCGTCGCGGGCATGGCCGCAGATGACGCACGACGTCAGGCGGGCTATCGCGTGTTCGGTTCCAAGCCGGGGGCCTACGGGGCCGGGCTGCAGGCGCTGATCGACGAGCAGGGCTGGGATAGCGCCGACGATCTCGCCGCCGCCTATATCGCCTGGGGCGGCTGGGCCTATGGTGCCGGAACAGGGACGGGCCGCGAGGAATCCTATGGTGTTGCGGCGCATGACAGCTTCGCCCACCGTCTCGGGCGGGTCGAGGCCGTGATCCACAATCAGGACAATCGCGAGCATGACCTGCTCGACAGCGACGACTATTACCAGTTCGAGGGTGGGCTGGCGGCGGCGGTGACGGCCCAATCGGGCGCAGCACCCAGCGTTTACCATAACGATCACTCGCGGCCCTTCGCCCCCGCGATCCGGACCCTGGAAGACGAGATCTCGCGCGTGGTGCGCGGCCGCGTGACCAACCCCAAATGGATCGATGGTGTCATGCGTCACGGCTACAAGGGCGCCTTCGAGATGGCGGCGACCGTCGACTATCTGTTCGCCTTTGCCGCCACCACCAACGCCGTGCGCGACGATCAATTCGACGCGGTCTACAAGGCGTTCCTCGACGACGACGCGGTGCGCGCATTCCTCGCCGAACATAACCCCGCGGCCCTGGCCGAGATGGCAGCGCGCTTTCTGGAAGCCGCCGAACGCGGCCTGTGGCAGGCGCGGTCCAACTCGGCCTATGCTCGCCTGAGCGAACTCACCGGCCAGCGACTGGAGAACAGCGCATGA
- a CDS encoding cobyric acid synthase: MTPASKTPAIMFQGTGSDVGKSLIVAGLSRLFARQGLAVRPFKPQNMSNNAAPAISHEAGWGEIGRAQALQARAAGLTPHTDMNPVLLKPQTDVGAQLVVNGRVRGNADARAYHALKPSLLPDVLDAYNRLADGADLMLIEGAGSPAEVNLRAGDIANMGFAEAADVPVVLVGDIERGGVIAALVGTCELLPAEERARLAGYIVNRFRGDPSLFDDALPIIHARTEMNSLGILPWLDSARDLPAEDTASLTARYDGAGWTAAEIRIAVPRLPRISNFDDLDPLASEPDVALRLVEPGDTLPTDADLVLLCGSKSTRADMAALRENGWADQIGAAARRGAHVVGICGGYQMLGHTIADPKGIEGPPGKTAGLGLLEIETVIAEEKVLAPVSGTSSMTGDAVTGFEMHMGATTGPDTARPMLMIDDRNIRRPDGAGSEDQRIAGTYVHGVFAADGFRLNFLKSLYPARNKAFSSNRHIDIALDRLADHIEEHIDTARILEIARRT, from the coding sequence ATGACGCCCGCTTCGAAAACACCGGCCATCATGTTCCAGGGCACCGGCTCGGACGTCGGCAAATCGCTGATCGTTGCCGGGCTGTCACGGTTATTCGCGCGGCAGGGCCTCGCGGTGCGGCCTTTCAAACCCCAGAACATGTCCAACAACGCGGCACCGGCCATTTCGCATGAGGCGGGCTGGGGCGAAATCGGCCGCGCCCAGGCGCTGCAGGCGCGCGCCGCCGGACTCACCCCCCATACCGACATGAACCCGGTCCTGCTCAAGCCGCAAACCGATGTCGGCGCCCAGCTGGTCGTGAACGGCCGCGTCCGGGGCAACGCCGACGCGCGGGCCTACCACGCGCTCAAGCCGTCGCTGCTGCCCGACGTGCTCGACGCCTATAACCGGCTGGCTGACGGCGCCGATCTGATGCTGATCGAGGGGGCGGGAAGCCCGGCCGAGGTGAACCTGCGCGCCGGCGACATCGCCAATATGGGTTTCGCGGAAGCCGCCGACGTGCCGGTGGTTCTGGTTGGTGACATCGAACGCGGCGGGGTCATCGCCGCACTCGTCGGCACCTGCGAGTTGCTGCCGGCCGAAGAACGCGCGCGGCTCGCGGGCTACATCGTCAACCGGTTTCGCGGCGACCCGAGCCTGTTCGACGACGCGTTGCCGATCATCCACGCCCGGACCGAAATGAATTCGCTCGGAATTCTGCCCTGGCTCGACAGCGCCCGCGACCTGCCGGCGGAAGACACCGCATCGCTGACCGCGCGGTATGACGGGGCCGGCTGGACGGCCGCCGAAATCCGCATCGCGGTGCCCCGACTGCCGCGGATCTCCAATTTCGACGACCTCGATCCCCTGGCGTCCGAGCCGGATGTGGCATTACGGCTGGTGGAGCCCGGCGACACGCTGCCGACCGATGCCGATCTCGTCCTGCTCTGCGGTTCGAAATCGACTCGCGCGGATATGGCGGCACTGCGCGAAAATGGCTGGGCCGACCAGATCGGTGCGGCTGCCCGGCGCGGCGCACATGTCGTGGGGATCTGCGGCGGCTACCAGATGCTGGGGCATACCATCGCGGACCCGAAGGGCATCGAGGGCCCGCCCGGCAAGACGGCAGGGCTCGGCCTGCTGGAAATCGAAACGGTCATCGCGGAAGAAAAGGTACTGGCACCCGTATCCGGGACTTCGTCCATGACGGGCGATGCGGTCACCGGGTTCGAGATGCATATGGGCGCCACGACGGGGCCCGACACGGCGCGGCCAATGCTGATGATCGACGACCGAAATATCCGCCGCCCCGACGGTGCCGGCAGCGAAGACCAGCGCATCGCCGGGACCTATGTGCATGGTGTTTTCGCTGCGGACGGCTTCCGCCTGAATTTTCTCAAAAGCCTCTACCCCGCGCGAAACAAGGCATTTTCATCGAACCGGCATATAGACATTGCGCTCGACCGCCTGGCGGACCACATAGAAGAGCATATTGATACCGCGCGAATACTGGAGATCGCGCGACGCACCTGA
- the cobO gene encoding cob(I)yrinic acid a,c-diamide adenosyltransferase, whose translation MSDTDRNETEADDARWAEKKRKQKAARDRMLATKTREKGLLMVHTGKGKGKTTAAMGLAMRALGNGMKVGIVQFVKGKWETGEREIFEHFPDRVTIRVMGEGFSWDSQDRQRDIAAAEAAWEMAKEMIADPQYGLVVLDEMNIPLRYDHLDINDVVAGLLAKQPDMHVVVTGRNAKPELIEAADMVTDMTMVKHHFRDDVKAQKGIEF comes from the coding sequence ATGAGTGACACAGACAGAAACGAAACCGAGGCCGACGACGCCCGCTGGGCGGAGAAGAAGCGCAAGCAGAAGGCCGCCCGCGACCGCATGCTTGCAACGAAGACCCGCGAGAAAGGGCTGCTGATGGTCCACACCGGCAAGGGCAAGGGCAAAACCACGGCGGCCATGGGGCTCGCCATGCGCGCGCTCGGCAACGGTATGAAAGTGGGCATCGTCCAGTTCGTGAAGGGCAAGTGGGAGACCGGCGAACGGGAAATCTTCGAACATTTCCCGGACCGGGTGACGATCCGGGTCATGGGCGAGGGGTTCTCGTGGGATTCACAGGACCGGCAACGGGATATCGCCGCCGCCGAGGCCGCCTGGGAGATGGCGAAGGAGATGATCGCCGACCCCCAATACGGGCTGGTGGTGCTCGATGAGATGAACATCCCGCTCCGCTATGACCATCTGGATATCAACGACGTGGTCGCCGGGCTCCTGGCCAAGCAACCCGACATGCATGTCGTCGTGACCGGGAGGAATGCCAAACCCGAACTGATCGAGGCCGCCGACATGGTCACGGACATGACCATGGTGAAGCACCATTTCCGCGACGACGTGAAGGCACAAAAGGGCATCGAGTTCTGA
- the cobU gene encoding bifunctional adenosylcobinamide kinase/adenosylcobinamide-phosphate guanylyltransferase: MTEDMSNDRTRHGAAVNDDDRPGNLLPALTLVLGGARSGKSHHAETLIAAHLEAGASITRPTYIATAEAGDGEMVNRIADHRARRGDRWHTEETLLALADTIVRATDDGQPALIDCLTLWLSNVMHAELDLNAETSTLLDAFAHARGPVVCVSNEVGLGIVPDNALARAFRDAAGHLNQQVAAQADRVDFIAAGLPITLKNELS; encoded by the coding sequence GTGACCGAAGACATGTCGAACGATCGAACCAGACACGGGGCCGCCGTCAACGACGACGACCGGCCCGGCAATTTGTTGCCGGCCCTGACTCTCGTCCTCGGCGGCGCCCGCTCGGGCAAGAGTCATCACGCCGAAACCCTGATCGCCGCCCATCTGGAAGCCGGCGCCAGCATCACGCGACCGACCTATATCGCCACCGCCGAGGCCGGCGACGGCGAGATGGTCAACCGGATCGCGGATCACCGTGCCCGGCGCGGCGATCGATGGCATACGGAAGAAACACTCCTGGCGCTTGCCGACACGATTGTCAGAGCCACCGACGATGGCCAGCCGGCGCTGATCGATTGCCTGACCTTGTGGTTGTCAAACGTGATGCACGCCGAGCTCGATCTCAACGCCGAGACTTCGACCCTGCTCGACGCCTTCGCCCACGCCAGGGGCCCGGTGGTCTGCGTGTCCAACGAGGTCGGCCTCGGGATCGTCCCGGACAATGCGCTCGCCCGCGCCTTTCGCGACGCGGCCGGCCACCTCAACCAACAGGTCGCCGCCCAGGCCGACCGGGTCGACTTCATCGCCGCCGGCCTGCCCATCACCCTCAAAAACGAGCTGTCATGA
- the cobW gene encoding cobalamin biosynthesis protein CobW, producing MNRIPATVVTGFLGAGKTSLIRHLLENAGGRRIALVINEFGDLGIDRGIVEGCAIPGCEDDDIVELANGCICCTVADDFLPTITALLDRADPPDHIVIETSGLALPKPLLKAFAWPEVRARTTVDGVVTVIDAAAVASGRFADDPAAIAAARAEDPSLDHDNPLEELFVDQVSCADLIIVNKADLVGEGDGSVEAALAPHRRAGVRAVSATHGRLDPAVLLGLDAEAQDDLDTRPSVHDGADEHDHDDFDSFIVTLGAIDDPDALERRLIDAVKRHDIFRIKGFAHVPGKPRRLVVQGVGHRFQRYFDRDWADSETPRTELVVIGRSGMDRAGIEAVLQGG from the coding sequence ATGAACCGCATCCCCGCCACCGTCGTCACCGGATTCCTCGGCGCCGGCAAGACCAGCCTGATCCGGCACCTTTTGGAAAATGCCGGCGGTCGCCGCATTGCTTTGGTGATCAACGAGTTCGGCGATCTGGGCATCGACCGTGGCATCGTCGAAGGCTGCGCCATTCCCGGCTGCGAGGACGACGACATCGTCGAACTGGCCAATGGCTGCATCTGCTGCACCGTGGCCGACGATTTCCTGCCGACAATTACGGCGTTGCTCGATCGCGCCGACCCGCCCGACCATATCGTCATCGAGACCTCCGGTCTGGCCCTGCCCAAGCCGCTGCTCAAGGCCTTCGCCTGGCCCGAGGTGCGCGCGCGCACGACCGTCGACGGGGTGGTCACCGTGATCGATGCCGCCGCCGTCGCGTCCGGCCGCTTCGCCGACGATCCCGCGGCCATCGCCGCGGCCCGGGCCGAGGACCCGTCGCTGGATCATGACAACCCGCTGGAGGAACTGTTCGTCGACCAGGTGAGCTGCGCCGACCTCATCATCGTCAACAAGGCCGACCTGGTGGGCGAGGGCGACGGGTCGGTCGAGGCCGCACTGGCACCCCATCGTCGCGCCGGCGTGCGCGCCGTATCGGCGACCCATGGGCGTCTCGACCCCGCGGTCCTGCTCGGACTCGACGCGGAGGCCCAGGACGATCTCGACACACGGCCCAGCGTGCATGACGGCGCGGACGAGCACGACCATGACGATTTCGACAGCTTCATCGTCACGCTCGGCGCGATCGACGACCCCGATGCCCTCGAGCGCCGCCTGATCGATGCCGTGAAGCGCCACGATATCTTCCGCATCAAGGGTTTCGCCCATGTGCCCGGCAAACCCCGGCGGCTTGTGGTGCAGGGCGTCGGTCATCGATTCCAGCGCTATTTCGACCGCGACTGGGCTGACAGCGAGACCCCGCGGACCGAGCTCGTCGTGATCGGGCGTAGCGGCATGGACCGGGCGGGCATTGAAGCGGTGTTGCAGGGCGGCTGA